A single Fusobacterium hominis DNA region contains:
- a CDS encoding branched-chain amino acid ABC transporter permease, with product MEFLLQIINGLQIGSIYALVSLGYTMVYGIAQLINFAHGDIIMVGAYVSLFSIPFFTNLGLPIWLTVVPSIVICVLIGMITERVAYRPLRNSPRISNLITAIGVSLLLENGFMKLFSPNTRAFPKVFTHEPLHIGSLNLNFGTIITIVVTLTLFITLQYFMKKTKYGKAMLATSEDYGAAMLVGINVNNTIQLTFAIGSGLAAIASIFYVSAYPQVEPLMGAMLGIKAFIAAVLGGIGLLPGAILGGFILGIIESLTRAYLSSQLADAFVFAILIIVLLVRPAGILGKNIKEKV from the coding sequence ATGGAATTTTTATTACAAATAATTAATGGTTTACAAATCGGAAGTATTTATGCATTAGTATCTTTAGGATATACAATGGTTTATGGAATAGCTCAATTAATTAACTTTGCACATGGTGATATTATCATGGTTGGAGCATATGTTTCTTTATTTTCTATCCCATTTTTCACAAATCTTGGTTTACCAATTTGGTTAACAGTAGTTCCATCAATAGTTATTTGTGTTTTAATTGGAATGATTACAGAACGAGTTGCTTATAGACCGCTTAGAAATTCACCTAGAATATCTAATTTAATAACAGCAATAGGAGTTAGTTTATTATTAGAAAATGGATTTATGAAATTATTTTCGCCAAATACAAGAGCTTTTCCAAAAGTTTTCACTCATGAACCATTACATATAGGTTCTTTAAATCTTAACTTTGGTACTATAATTACTATAGTTGTCACTCTTACTTTATTTATTACTTTGCAATATTTTATGAAAAAAACAAAATATGGTAAAGCAATGTTAGCAACAAGTGAAGACTATGGTGCTGCTATGTTGGTTGGAATTAATGTTAACAATACAATTCAATTAACATTTGCAATAGGTAGTGGACTTGCAGCAATTGCCTCTATATTTTATGTATCTGCATATCCTCAAGTAGAACCTCTCATGGGAGCCATGCTTGGAATAAAAGCTTTTATAGCAGCTGTCTTAGGTGGAATAGGACTATTGCCTGGAGCTATTTTAGGAGGGTTTATTCTTGGGATAATTGAAAGTTTGACTAGAGCTTATCTTTCTTCTCAATTAGCAGATGCATTTGTTTTTGCCATTTTAATAATTGTTCTTTTAGTAAGACCTGCTGGAATTTTAGGTAAAAACATCAAAGAAAAAGTATAG
- a CDS encoding ABC transporter substrate-binding protein, whose product MLSLLLPTLSFGAQNDVIKIGGLGPLTGPVAIYGVSATNGSKLAFEEINKNGGILGKKVDFILLDEKGDSTEAVTAYNKLVDNDIVALVGDVTSKPTLAVAEIAADDNMPMITPTGTQFNITEAGPNVFRVCFTDPYQGVILAKLAKEKLQAKTVAVIVNNSSDYSDGVAKTFIEEAKKLGIDIVAKEGYGEGDKDFRPQLTKIAATNPDVLLIPDYYEQAALITTQARELGMKSQFIGPDGWDGVAKALDSSSYGAIEGSYFTNHYSLDDKSEKVQNFLKAYRKKYGEDPSAFSALSYDAAYLMKDAIEKAGSTEKDQIIEALKNSNFNGVTGNLTFDEKNNPIKAVTVLKIVNGKYKYDTVIQ is encoded by the coding sequence ATGTTGAGTTTACTATTGCCAACTCTTTCATTTGGAGCTCAAAACGATGTGATTAAAATAGGTGGACTTGGACCACTTACTGGACCTGTAGCTATTTATGGAGTATCTGCTACTAATGGTTCAAAACTAGCTTTTGAAGAGATTAATAAAAATGGTGGTATTTTAGGAAAAAAGGTTGATTTTATTTTACTAGATGAAAAAGGAGATTCTACAGAAGCTGTTACTGCTTATAATAAATTAGTTGATAATGATATTGTAGCATTAGTTGGAGATGTTACATCTAAACCAACTTTAGCAGTAGCTGAAATTGCTGCAGATGATAATATGCCTATGATAACTCCAACAGGAACACAGTTTAATATTACAGAGGCAGGTCCTAACGTATTTAGAGTATGTTTTACAGATCCATATCAGGGTGTTATATTAGCAAAACTTGCAAAAGAGAAATTACAGGCTAAAACAGTTGCTGTTATTGTTAATAACTCTAGTGATTATTCAGATGGAGTAGCCAAAACTTTTATAGAAGAAGCTAAAAAATTAGGTATTGATATTGTAGCAAAAGAAGGTTATGGAGAAGGAGATAAAGATTTTAGACCTCAACTTACAAAAATAGCTGCAACAAATCCTGACGTTTTATTAATTCCTGATTATTATGAACAGGCTGCTTTAATAACTACACAAGCAAGAGAGCTTGGTATGAAATCTCAATTTATTGGTCCTGATGGTTGGGACGGAGTAGCAAAAGCATTAGATAGCTCTTCTTATGGAGCAATAGAAGGAAGCTATTTTACAAATCATTATTCTTTAGATGATAAAAGTGAAAAAGTACAAAACTTTTTAAAAGCATATAGAAAAAAATATGGAGAAGATCCATCTGCATTTTCAGCACTATCTTATGATGCTGCTTACTTAATGAAAGATGCTATAGAAAAAGCTGGTTCTACTGAAAAAGATCAAATTATAGAAGCACTAAAAAATAGTAATTTTAATGGTGTTACAGGAAATTTAACATTTGATGAAAAAAATAATCCTATAAAAGCAGTAACGGTATTAAAAATTGTAAATGGAAAATATAAATATGATACAGTAATTCAATAG
- a CDS encoding toxin-antitoxin system YwqK family antitoxin, which yields MKKIFFLLITIFALISCGEKEIDISKKQVRNGVVYTVNSDTPFSGKIIGKYPNGQTEVLENYINGKPNGEQISYYENGQIKEKICYEQGIPIGEFVRYYDNGSIAYDGKYVNGLKEGNWNIYDENKQLLVTKQYQKGNLISIQQHLVDVDKIKTKINSLFN from the coding sequence ATGAAAAAAATATTTTTTTTATTAATTACTATTTTTGCTTTAATTAGTTGTGGAGAAAAGGAAATTGATATTTCTAAAAAACAAGTTAGAAATGGAGTTGTTTATACTGTAAATAGTGACACTCCTTTTTCTGGAAAAATAATAGGTAAATATCCTAATGGTCAAACTGAGGTTTTGGAAAATTATATTAATGGAAAACCAAATGGAGAACAAATTTCCTATTATGAAAATGGTCAAATTAAAGAAAAAATTTGTTACGAACAAGGTATTCCTATTGGAGAGTTTGTAAGATATTATGATAATGGATCAATTGCTTATGATGGAAAATATGTAAATGGATTAAAAGAAGGAAATTGGAATATATACGATGAAAATAAGCAATTACTAGTGACTAAACAATATCAAAAGGGAAATCTTATATCTATTCAACAGCATCTAGTTGATGTAGATAAAATAAAAACAAAGATTAATAGTTTATTTAATTAA
- a CDS encoding TIGR03905 family TSCPD domain-containing protein, protein MKFYKTTGVCARQIGIEIDDNNIIQKVEFCGGCDGNTQGLTNLIIGMDKNEVIKRLDGIQCGTRGTSCPDQLANILKGI, encoded by the coding sequence ATGAAATTTTACAAAACTACAGGGGTATGTGCTAGACAAATAGGAATTGAAATTGATGATAACAATATAATTCAAAAGGTTGAATTTTGTGGTGGGTGTGATGGAAATACTCAAGGACTAACTAATTTAATTATAGGTATGGATAAAAATGAGGTAATAAAAAGACTAGATGGAATCCAATGTGGAACAAGAGGAACATCTTGTCCAGATCAACTTGCTAATATTTTGAAAGGAATCTAA
- a CDS encoding M42 family metallopeptidase, producing MYLHMEDAMDFNIDVNYVIDTAVELISIPSPVGYTYDAITRVGQELCALGITNYKITKKGAIIGFIEGENNNYKKMISAHVDTLGAMVKKIKSNGRLQLVNLGGVNWGSVEGENVTIHTLNGDDIEGTIIPVKSSVHIYGDEARDMARNASTMEVRLDEDVKTKENTENLGIRVGDFVSFDPRTVITESGYIKSRFIDDKMCVAQLLGYIKYLKDNNMKPKNGLYIYISNYEEIGHGISIVPDDLDEFIALDIGLVGEDALGDEKKVSIAAKDNKTPYDITVRMGLVEAAEMNDIKYTIDVYNRYGSDSSATLLQAFDFKSACIGPSVESSHHYERTHIDGVIETIKLLIAYL from the coding sequence ATGTATTTACATATGGAAGATGCTATGGATTTCAATATTGATGTAAATTATGTCATTGATACAGCAGTTGAGCTTATAAGTATACCTAGTCCAGTTGGATATACTTATGATGCAATTACAAGAGTTGGACAAGAACTATGTGCTTTGGGGATAACTAATTACAAAATAACAAAAAAAGGTGCTATTATAGGTTTTATTGAAGGTGAAAATAATAACTATAAGAAAATGATTTCTGCTCATGTAGATACACTAGGAGCTATGGTAAAAAAAATAAAATCCAACGGAAGACTACAACTTGTTAATCTTGGTGGAGTCAATTGGGGAAGTGTAGAAGGAGAAAATGTTACTATTCATACTCTAAATGGTGACGACATAGAAGGAACTATCATTCCAGTTAAAAGTTCTGTTCATATCTATGGCGACGAAGCAAGAGATATGGCAAGAAATGCTTCTACTATGGAAGTGAGATTAGATGAAGATGTGAAAACAAAAGAAAATACCGAAAATTTAGGAATAAGAGTAGGAGATTTTGTATCATTTGATCCTCGTACTGTTATAACTGAATCTGGTTATATTAAATCACGTTTCATTGATGATAAAATGTGTGTAGCTCAACTTTTAGGATATATTAAATATTTAAAAGATAATAATATGAAACCTAAAAATGGATTATATATTTATATATCAAATTATGAAGAAATAGGACATGGAATTTCTATTGTTCCTGATGATCTAGATGAATTTATAGCTTTAGATATTGGTCTTGTAGGTGAAGATGCATTAGGTGATGAAAAAAAAGTTAGTATTGCCGCTAAAGATAATAAAACACCTTATGACATTACTGTTAGAATGGGACTTGTAGAAGCAGCTGAAATGAATGATATCAAATATACTATTGACGTGTATAATAGATATGGTTCAGATTCTAGTGCAACTTTACTACAAGCTTTTGATTTTAAAAGTGCATGTATAGGACCTAGTGTTGAATCTTCTCATCACTATGAAAGAACACATATAGACGGGGTTATAGAAACTATTAAATTATTAATTGCATATTTATAA
- a CDS encoding toxin-antitoxin system YwqK family antitoxin, translated as MLRKEEFYKNQMINGLIYISGEEDPFSGVLVYRYPNGDVKETETYVDGLKEGVNEKFYENGQLKETAEFVGGRLCGDCVQFYETGTPKESMVFKDDRLNGEWVKYYEDGAVKTRGYFFEGKLNGKKINYYPNGNIMEIISFKDNMLHGEYISYYENGKVKFNEYFKNGLLEGEVVYYYENGEVKIREEYKKQTKNGKFVRYYENGIVNAIGNFKEGKMNGDWSMFYENGKLLGTVSFENGKVKKDD; from the coding sequence ATGTTGAGAAAAGAAGAATTTTATAAAAACCAAATGATCAATGGACTTATATACATCAGTGGAGAAGAGGATCCTTTCTCTGGAGTACTTGTTTATAGATACCCTAATGGAGATGTAAAAGAAACAGAAACTTATGTTGATGGTCTCAAAGAAGGAGTAAATGAAAAGTTTTATGAAAATGGTCAATTAAAAGAAACTGCTGAATTTGTTGGTGGAAGACTATGTGGAGATTGCGTTCAATTTTATGAAACAGGTACACCTAAAGAATCTATGGTATTTAAAGATGATAGATTAAATGGAGAATGGGTAAAATACTACGAAGATGGAGCTGTGAAAACAAGAGGTTACTTCTTTGAAGGAAAATTAAATGGTAAAAAAATCAATTATTATCCAAATGGAAATATAATGGAAATTATCTCATTTAAAGATAATATGTTACATGGAGAATATATTTCATACTATGAAAATGGAAAAGTAAAATTTAATGAATACTTCAAAAATGGACTTTTAGAAGGGGAAGTAGTTTATTACTATGAAAATGGAGAAGTAAAAATTAGAGAAGAATACAAAAAACAAACTAAAAATGGAAAGTTTGTAAGATATTATGAAAATGGAATAGTAAATGCCATAGGTAACTTTAAAGAAGGTAAAATGAATGGTGACTGGAGTATGTTTTATGAAAATGGAAAACTTTTGGGAACAGTTTCATTTGAAAATGGAAAAGTAAAAAAAGATGATTAA
- a CDS encoding TolC family protein, translating into MKKVLFLVTALLLVSCSSKDVKKEREDILINKERVTSEILKQNSVLTLDDAINISVNRNLDIKTKEIEYEIAKLDKRIAFGNFLPKISLSYSRTMLDDNLKAKALDTGLEKLRPMVPFLPATLEARVLDKDFSILTVNAQLPIFVPSTWFLYDARVKGENISLLTKDLTVKMIKLQTIGKYYYILALQSEREYLQKELEATEQLKHNASLAFKTGSILEWEYKRVEVLNDTKKHALTQNERDLKVAKISLLNTLDLYPFADITLEKPNVQEDDDNLTLDTAIYEALKNSDLISIREQAEGVGKDITKIAISQFLPKIVLTGGYVNTDAKVLVNDNFFMGTLGGLFSIFNGFQNINEYKKAKQQQKIFYIKKEQEITKVILETVNAYNQYSSAKEEMNIANNNFKAMEGMLHQKKLEKDTGYIDDWEYIQALADFENALSLKEKATFKYRVSKATLDMLMEKSIFVKGDNKDEIK; encoded by the coding sequence ATGAAAAAAGTACTATTTTTAGTAACAGCGTTGCTACTAGTAAGCTGTTCATCAAAAGATGTAAAAAAAGAACGAGAAGATATACTTATAAATAAAGAAAGAGTAACATCTGAAATTTTAAAACAAAATAGTGTATTAACTCTTGATGATGCAATTAATATAAGTGTAAATCGTAATTTAGATATAAAAACTAAAGAAATAGAATATGAAATAGCAAAATTAGATAAAAGAATAGCATTTGGAAATTTTTTACCAAAAATATCATTAAGTTATTCTAGAACAATGTTAGATGATAATTTAAAAGCAAAAGCTCTAGATACAGGACTTGAAAAATTAAGACCAATGGTTCCTTTTCTCCCTGCAACATTAGAAGCAAGAGTATTAGATAAAGATTTTTCAATTTTAACTGTAAATGCACAATTGCCAATATTTGTTCCCTCAACATGGTTTCTATATGATGCTAGAGTAAAGGGAGAAAATATATCATTACTGACTAAGGATCTAACTGTAAAAATGATAAAGCTACAAACAATAGGTAAATATTACTACATTCTTGCTTTACAATCTGAAAGAGAATATTTACAAAAAGAGCTTGAAGCTACAGAACAATTAAAACATAATGCAAGTTTGGCATTTAAAACAGGAAGTATATTAGAATGGGAATACAAAAGAGTTGAAGTTCTAAATGATACTAAAAAACATGCTTTAACTCAAAATGAACGAGATTTAAAGGTTGCAAAAATATCTCTTTTAAATACTTTAGACCTTTATCCATTTGCAGATATAACTTTAGAAAAACCAAATGTGCAAGAAGATGATGATAATCTTACTCTAGATACAGCTATTTATGAAGCTTTAAAAAATAGTGATCTCATAAGTATACGTGAACAAGCAGAAGGTGTTGGAAAAGATATTACTAAAATTGCAATATCTCAATTTTTACCAAAAATAGTTTTAACTGGTGGATATGTAAATACTGATGCTAAAGTTTTAGTAAATGACAATTTTTTCATGGGCACTTTAGGTGGTTTGTTTAGTATTTTCAATGGATTTCAAAATATAAATGAGTATAAAAAGGCTAAACAACAACAGAAAATATTCTACATAAAAAAAGAACAAGAAATAACTAAAGTAATTTTAGAAACAGTAAATGCCTATAATCAATATTCATCTGCAAAAGAAGAAATGAATATTGCAAATAATAACTTTAAAGCTATGGAAGGTATGCTACATCAAAAGAAACTAGAAAAAGATACTGGATATATTGATGATTGGGAGTATATTCAAGCATTAGCTGATTTTGAAAATGCGTTAAGTTTAAAAGAAAAAGCAACATTTAAATATAGAGTATCAAAAGCAACTTTAGATATGCTTATGGAAAAATCAATATTTGTTAAAGGAGATAATAAAGATGAGATTAAATAA
- a CDS encoding efflux RND transporter periplasmic adaptor subunit — MRLNKMKYGILILLSLALLGCEKKQSTEKIIRPVMVLDLSNQKKTYDIEFPGLIVANNDTILGFKVPGSISKINVLAGDKVKKGDIIATLDISDYTINLEANSQKYDAAKAAYTNMVQQYKRAVVLHDGKAMSDKNFDIITAQYKAAAAQYKAAEQAVKNANNKLDDTKLKAPFDGYIGKRILDEGTVVGPGTPVVSIVSEGKLRVDINVAAKDLDIIKNANSYTFAREGKQYKLKLITIGKNTDLLKLTYPVTFEFAEGNVDDLIIGSSGNVKVNVTNNEYGDITVPLTALFDKNGSCVYLYKDGTAVPQKVELGNLKSEGQITIVKGLNRDDKVIIAGVHTISEGEKVKILQKPSPTNVGGVL, encoded by the coding sequence ATGAGATTAAATAAAATGAAGTATGGAATTTTAATCCTATTGAGCTTAGCTTTACTAGGATGTGAAAAGAAACAATCTACTGAGAAAATAATCAGACCTGTTATGGTGTTAGATTTATCAAATCAAAAGAAAACATATGATATTGAATTCCCTGGGTTAATTGTTGCCAATAATGATACAATACTTGGATTTAAAGTTCCTGGAAGTATTTCAAAAATAAATGTTTTAGCTGGAGATAAAGTAAAAAAAGGTGACATTATAGCGACTTTAGATATTAGTGATTATACTATTAATTTAGAAGCTAATAGTCAAAAATATGATGCTGCTAAAGCTGCATATACTAATATGGTTCAACAGTATAAAAGAGCTGTAGTTTTACATGATGGAAAAGCTATGTCAGATAAAAACTTTGATATAATCACAGCACAATATAAAGCTGCTGCTGCACAATATAAAGCTGCTGAACAAGCTGTTAAAAATGCAAATAACAAACTAGATGATACAAAGTTAAAAGCACCATTTGATGGTTATATTGGAAAAAGAATATTAGACGAAGGAACTGTAGTTGGACCTGGTACTCCTGTTGTTTCAATTGTATCAGAAGGTAAGTTAAGAGTAGATATAAATGTTGCTGCTAAAGATCTTGATATTATTAAAAATGCAAATTCATATACTTTTGCTAGAGAAGGAAAACAATATAAATTAAAATTAATAACAATTGGAAAAAATACAGATTTATTAAAATTAACTTATCCTGTTACTTTTGAATTTGCAGAGGGAAATGTAGATGATTTAATAATTGGAAGTAGTGGAAATGTCAAAGTTAATGTGACAAATAATGAATATGGAGATATCACTGTTCCCCTAACTGCGTTATTTGATAAAAATGGAAGTTGTGTATATTTATATAAAGATGGAACAGCTGTTCCTCAAAAAGTGGAACTTGGAAATTTAAAATCTGAAGGACAAATTACTATTGTTAAAGGGCTAAATCGTGATGATAAAGTTATCATCGCTGGAGTGCATACTATTTCAGAAGGAGAAAAAGTAAAAATTTTACAAAAACCAAGTCCTACCAATGTCGGTGGAGTATTATAG